The following coding sequences lie in one Fusarium poae strain DAOMC 252244 chromosome 1, whole genome shotgun sequence genomic window:
- a CDS encoding hypothetical protein (BUSCO:15136at5125), with product MMSSTAWNGQDQTMASAGDDDFHQFLDMSNMGSLGDAMHFDFQSFQDGSAQGLMSQSRDAPDTIMTDCDNPGLMATAGAMPLSTSTAQPTIPAHMMTPASDPISNIDAQIQYLQQQKFHQQQRQMQEQQAAFFHNHNHSVPPTPQSLEMPNNTQFYSQAEQIPASGAYDRGYHQRMKEQDMAFTPLVSPAVTPLDPNFSMDSGYTIPSAYFSPLTSPALHAQNDPSTIYDPRHTNTNNSPIDHVDLDRSTVPVTSVLDLPKKPVRKKAATKTRAKASIRSSPIVKPQRRKVGPSPAIVSQVLSEFEEMNGSFLPTSATSTETSAEENSSVSPEALSEMPPPPIPNRRSTSKSPYIQAQSSSQQTPVPAPVDLNPAPATPASLMKLPASRANKHAAGHQEPIVSDHIESLELPESVSSKTMTPVISRSSVQSPIVEAIPGKASGFQPLPSPVFPRRQSGTISATASPQLAPGSTGPSARKTPQLAPRSSRKRSTGSVHVSPALLPRISPSIKPLLPGTPGMTPAESAASQLLMSKSNYQNILEGNKVPGVSYPSELSTNLTSKRTSHKIAEQGRRNRINSALQVMAGLLPGGDKTDIVDECDKKDGKQANAQNSKASVVENAIVHMKSLEKENVDLKKEVEELKKQLEGLQGSKEDK from the exons ATGATGAGTTCGACGGCATGGAATGGGCAAGACCAAACAATGGCCTCGGCTGGCGATGATGACTTCCACCAATTTCTCGACATGAGCAACATGGGTAGCTTGGGCGATGCTATGCACTTCGATTTTCAGTCTTTCCAGGATGGCTCTGCGCAGGGACTGATGAGTCAATCGCGCGATGCCCCCGACACGATAATGACCGACTGCGATAACCCAGGCCTGATGGCCACAGCTGGCGCAATGCCATTGTCGACATCAACGGCTCAGCCAACGATCCCGGCTCATATGATGACACCTGCGAGTGACCCCATATCCAACATTGACGCCCAGATTCAGTATCTTCAGCAACAGAAGTTTCATCAGCAACAGCGCCAAATGCAGGAGCAACAGGCGGCTTTCttccacaaccacaaccactcCGTGCCGCCAACACCGCAAAGTCTCGAGATGCCCAACAATACACAATTCTACTCCCAAGCAGAGCAAATACCAGCATCGGGCGCTTACGATAGAGGCTACCACCAGCGCATGAAGGAGCAAGAT ATGGCTTTCACACCTCTCGTCTCTCCGGCAGTGACTCCCCTGGATCCCAACTTTTCGATGGACAGCGGCTACACTATTCCCAGCGCCTACTTCAGTCCTCTAACATCACCAGCTCTTCATGCGCAGAACGACCCTTCGACAATTTACGACCCACGTcacacaaacacaaacaaCTCGCCAATCGACCATGTGGACCTCGACAGATCGACCGTTCCTGTTACGTCTGTTTTAGACTTGCCTAAGAAGCCTGTCAGGAAGAAGGCCGCAACGAAGACGAGGGCAAAGGCCAGCATTCGAAGCTCTCCCATCGTAAAGCCTCAACGTCGGAAAGTGGGCCCCAGTCCTGCGATTGTGTCACAGGTGCTCAGCGAGTTCGAAGAGATGAACGGCTCTTTTCTTCCTACGTCGGCGACTTCTACCGAGACCTCGGCGGAGGAGAATTCGTCAGTATCCCCTGAAGCCCTCTCAGAGATGCCCCCGCCTCCAATTCCCAACAGGAGATCAACGAGCAAATCGCCCTACATTCAAGCACAGTCAAGCAGCCAACAAACACCTGTCCCGGCTCCTGTGGACTTGAATCCTGCTCCGGCTACACCTGCTTCGCTCATGAAGCTACCTGCATCTAGGGCAAACAAGCATGCTGCAGGACACCAAGAACCGATTGTTTCTGATCACATCGAATCACTAGAGCTACCAGAGTCAGTATCCAGCAAGACTATGACGCCTGTTATATCACGATCCTCTGTCCAGTCTCCTATTGTGGAAGCTATTCCTGGCAAGGCATCAGGCTTCCAACCTCTGCCCTCTCCGGTATTCCCTCGACGACAATCGGGGACTATATCTGCAACCGCAAGCCCTCAATTGGCCCCCGGGTCGACAGGCCCATCTGCGCGGAAAACTCCTCAACTTGCACCTCGGTCAAGTAGGAAGAGGTCTACTGGCTCTGTTCACGTTTCGCCTGCACTGCTGCCAAGAATATCCCCCAGCATCAAGCCCTTGCTTCCTGGTACGCCTGGAATGACGCCGGCAGAGAGTGCTGCCTCACAACTTCTGATGTCGAAATCCAACTACCAAAACATCCTGGAGGGTAACAAGGTGCCGGGCGTGTCATACCCAAGCGAACTTTCGACCAACCTCACATCCAAGCGAACATCACACAAGATTGCAGAGCAAGGGCGCCGTAACCGAATCAACTCAGCGCTGCAGGTCATGGCCGGACTCTTGCCTGGAGGCGATAAGACAGACATCGTAGACGAATGCGATAAGAAAGATGGAAAGCAAGCGAATGCACAAAACAGCAAGGCTAGTGTCGTCGAGAACGCTATCGTGCATATGAAGAGCCTGGAGAAAGAGAACGTGGACCTGAAGAAGGAGGTTGAGGAACTAAAAAAGCAATTGGAGGGTTTACAAGGGTCAAAGGAGGATAAATAA
- a CDS encoding hypothetical protein (TransMembrane:1 (o399-422i)~BUSCO:15401at5125), with protein MSLPEPPSSVDNGCSVVHDNTLYVFTPTAFMALPLEEDAEWEELEMGQQVTGGVCVGTEAELFVVGGNGGPAEYNGLQKFIFADKKWETIATDNTAFRNLQYHGAAYIKNANRIVVAGGTQDGREAPSQNTYYIDLANAMNIMSAAGAPPVVSPVVIPWSDDAACILWDKEVRTFASGGWVNNGVTLAEPLPPSSKALVLPGDDGSKSLYVFDLAASPNMVHRYAVWGANDQGIQGAVDANAKRDLSLNDWPEYNSTLAPTITRAQGQYSVAQDSNGRVVFVGGNADEPLAFFDMKDNSWLNAADIVGEQKILSAESSTATTKTKTSSTKTSSSNSSTKTKSVTSDASSTFATSTASASETESLFASETISESSSATGTDAAAIAGGSSDGDSGLSSNAILGITLGTILGFLALLVVILLLLRRRKKAQQQPSPERAQPKNNGFASDKKDPMGLGGAPVSPFRGHQSNMSQESFSSMTILMGGAGKNGKPAAPREVRNLADEKEMGFGGASPASPHFRNHVSTMSQDSQSSMAILMGRAGKGNGNNVNSAGVDQTQFKSTIGKPILQEPQYPTVQGQDAKGVAFDPNVAEPRSRNGPLETQDGLRRSSGWNRYWSGGSALQILGFGGPPKRNTVSSDTDSHYSEQPGFRNPRVTQDSATVPPLNFEFRPEMNRVNSGSPVVSEYSKNIPFRDGVAGKIERPISKVSSSGYSSGIPESVNDTWDPESKDKPWGTDRATSSIYNPSFYFGQPLSPRVPQPQTPPSGVSTQPQLAMAAQSNDMSWLNLGDRARQ; from the coding sequence ATGAGTTTGCCTGAGCCACCGTCCTCAGTGGACAATGGCTGCTCTGTCGTTCACGACAACACTCTCTATGTTTTCACGCCGACAGCCTTTATGGCTCtgcccttggaagaagacgcAGAATGGGAGGAATTAGAAATGGGACAACAGGTTACTGGAGGAGTATGTGTTGGTACAGAAGCCGAGCTGTTTGTGGTCGGAGGTAACGGCGGTCCTGCTGAGTACAATGGTCTTCAAAAATTCATCTTTGCGGACAAGAAATGGGAGACCATTGCTACCGACAACACAGCTTTTCGAAACCTGCAATACCACGGTGCCGCTTATATAAAGAACGCTAATCGGATCGTCGTTGCGGGTGGTACCCAAGACGGCAGAGAAGCACCTTCGCAGAACACATACTACATCGACCTTGCAAATGCGATGAATATCATGTCTGCGGCTGGCGCTCCTCCGGTTGTCAGCCCTGTTGTCATACCATGGTCTGATGATGCGGCCTGTATATTGTGGGACAAGGAAGTCAGAACATTCGCTTCAGGTGGATGGGTCAACAACGGTGTCACTCTAGCAGAGCCCCTTCCACCTTCCAGCAAAGCCCTTGTTTTGCCAGGAGACGACGGTTCTAAGAGCCTCTATGTTTTTGATCTTGCAGCAAGCCCCAATATGGTCCATCGCTATGCTGTTTGGGGGGCCAACGATCAAGGTATTCAAGGGGCTGTTGATGCGAATGCGAAGCGTGACCTTTCTTTGAACGACTGGCCCGAGTATAACTCGACACTGGCTCCTACGATTACACGTGCTCAAGGACAATACTCGGTTGCTCAAGATTCAAATGGCAGGGTTGTCTTTGTCGGTGGGAATGCTGATGAACCCCTCGCCTTTTTCGATATGAAGGACAACTCATGGCTCAATGCCGCCGACATCGTTGGCGAGCAGAAGATTCTTTCAGCAGAATCTTCCACCGCGACCACGAAGACTAAGACCAGCTCTACCAAAACATCCTCATCCAATTCATCCACCAAGACAAAGTCTGTCACCTCTGACGCATCTTCCACTTTCGCCACATCCACTGCTTCAGCATCAGAAACCGAGAGTCTGTTTGCCTCGGAGACAATCTCCGAGTCCAGCTCTGCTACTGGCACTGACGCTGCGGCTATTGCTGGTGGAAGCAGCGACGGTGACTCTGGCCTCAGCTCTAACGCTATCTTGGGTATAACTCTTGGCACGATCCTAGGTTTTCTTGCCCTGCTCGTTGTCATCCTCCTACTTTTACGTCGTCGCAAGAAGGCACAGCAACAGCCCTCGCCCGAAAGGGCACAGCCTAAGAATAATGGTTTTGCTTCTGACAAGAAAGATCCTATGGGTCTTGGCGGCGCTCCGGTTTCGCCTTTCCGTGGGCACCAGTCCAACATGTCACAAGAATCGTTCTCGTCTATGACAATCTTGATGGGTGGTGCTGGCAAGAACGGCAAACCTGCTGCCCCTCGTGAAGTACGCAACCTCGCTGATGAGAAGGAAATGGGATTCGGCGGTGCCAGCCCAGCCTCGCCTCACTTCCGTAACCACGTGTCAACCATGTCCCAAGATTCCCAGTCATCTATGGCGATCTTGATGGGTCGTGCCGGCAAAGGCAATGGTAACAATGTTAACTCTGCTGGTGTCGACCAAACACAATTCAAGTCTACTATCGGCAAGCCAATCCTGCAAGAGCCGCAGTACCCAACCGTGCAAGGACAGGACGCCAAGGGAGTTGCCTTCGACCCCAACGTCGCCGAGCCTCGATCACGCAACGGTCCCCTTGAAACCCAAGACGGGCTACGAAGAAGCTCGGGCTGGAACCGCTACTGGTCTGGTGGCAGCGCTCTTCAAATTCTCGGCTTCGGTGGACCTCCTAAGCGCAACACTGTCAGCTCAGACACTGACTCGCACTACTCTGAACAGCCAGGGTTCCGAAACCCCCGTGTCACACAGGACTCTGCTACCGTCCCTCCTCTTAATTTCGAGTTCCGTCCTGAAATGAACCGGGTTAACTCTGGAAGCCCCGTCGTCTCCGAGTATAGCAAGAATATCCCCTTTAGGGATGGTGTTGCTGGCAAGATCGAAAGACCAATCTCAAAGGTGTCGTCCTCTGGCTATTCCAGCGGCATTCCCGAAAGCGTCAATGACACCTGGGATCCCGAGTCCAAGGACAAGCCATGGGGCACCGACAGAGCAACGAGCAGCATTTACAACCCCAGCTTCTACTTCGGACAGCCACTCTCTCCCAGAGTTCCTCAGCCTCAGACACCCCCATCTGGAGTAAGCACTCAGCCTCAACTTGCGATGGCAGCACAGTCGAATGACATGAGTTGGCTCAATCTTGGTGACCGGGCTCGCCAGTAA
- a CDS encoding hypothetical protein (BUSCO:13328at5125): MAPRGRQNTTGREARNPTRTSRGGISKRKAGRVDGDGDMDMDSAGRRAKKTPTTTTATRSNPTRSSTRTSTRGGPSKKAQNVIEALTNGTAGSLASRVSNVGSGRTPKTRSRDMTGLTMLRVGGLKESKAASNAGGGVNDLLGFMERKAGSFRTNSKRKVAIKKHHPVGDYVYVGATEEDAEELIKLNNFTFAGASLEVIKVDEIPARGTAVESKETTELRGRLREILSARYAGDNKLLRLDSLASDAELVALGMFENRDRALKTFKGLMAVCESLFKSSKEKQEAIESISLASNNIDDVEQVEIIATTFPHLKNLDMSGNQVASMQALQAWKGKFKFLETLFMTGNPIETADPNYLATLLEWFPKLQNVNGNQLRTPEQIAAQEAALWPTPIPQNGPDFRDVANVGENFLLEFFASYDSDRPSLASRLYDEDSRFSISIDTRASPDPGAAPPISWASYIKLSRNLTKITNPNARVQRLFKGAASIQDAWKALPLTRHPNIKEELTKYIMDCHPLQGLVDPNGQNTGGVDGLIIAVHGEFDEQDPSTNVAGKRSFSRTFVLGPGKPGQMIRVVSDMLSLRTYSLLPNVFVAPAPAPVPTPADQHQAMMVELSKQTGMTAQYSEMCLAQVNWEFDKALLMFNEKKSQLPAEAFATAILP, translated from the exons ACCACTGGGCGCGAGGCGCGAAACCCCACTCGTACATCACGAGGCGGAATTTCAAAGCGCAAGGCTGGTCGCGTTGATGGCGACGGCGATATGGACATGGACAGTGCCGGTCGGCGTGCCAAGAAAACTCCTACCACCACTACCGCCACGAGATCCAATCCCACTCGCTCTAGTACCCGTACTTCAACGCGTGGAGGTCCTTCCAAGAAGGCCCAAAATGTTATCGAGGCACTAACCAATGGCACTGCTGGATCCCTTGCCTCTCGTGTTTCGAATGTCGGTTCTGGCAGAACTCCCAAAACCCGGTCCCGAGACATGACAGGCCTGACGATGCTGCGAGTCGGCGGTTTGAAGGAGAGCAAAGCAGCCAGCAATGCTGGGGGCGGCGTCAATGATCTTCTTGGTTTCATGGAACGGAAAGCCGGGTCATTTCGAACAAATTCAAAGCGAAAGGTCGCAATCAAAAAG CACCATCCCGTTGGTGATTACGTCTACGTAGGTGCGACTGAGGAGGATGCTGAGGAGCTGATTAAGCTCAACAATTTCACGTTTGCCGGGGCATCTTTGGAGGTCATCAAGGTCGATGAGATTCCGGCTAGAGGTACGGCGGTAGAATCCAAGGAGACTACGGAGCTTCGTGGCAGGCTACGAGAAATTCTCAGTGCAAGATATGCTGGCGACAACAAACTCCTCAGATTAGACTCCCTGGCTTCCGACGCAGAGCTTGTCGCTCTTGGCATGTTCGAGAACCGTGACCGAGCTCTCAAGACGTTTAAGGGGCTTATGGCTGTATGCGAGAGTCTCTTTAAGAGTTCGAAGGAAAAACAAGAAGCGATTGAAAGCATCAGCCTGGCAAGCAACAACATTGATGATGTGGAACAAGTCGAGATAATCGCCACGACTTTTCCTCACCTCAAAAACCTCGACATGAGTGGCAACCAGGTGGCTTCCATGCAAGCGCTCCAGGCATGGAAAGGAAAATTCAAGTTCCTTGAAACATTGTTCATGACAGGCAACCCTATCGAGACTGCTGACCCAAATTATCTGGCAACTCTTCTGGAATGGTTTCCCAAACTACAGAACGTCAACGGCAATCAACTCCGCACACCCGAACAGATTGCTGCACAGGAGGCCGCCTTGTGGCCTACTCCCATCCCTCAGAATGGGCCTGATTTCCGAGACGTTGCCAATGTTGGTGAAAATTTTCTCTTGGAATTCTTTGCTTCCTATGACAGCGACCGACCCAGCCTCGCATCTAGGTTGTACGATGAGGACAGTCGATTCTCTATTTCTATTGACACTCGAGCTTCCCCGGATCCTGGAGCGGCGCCTCCTATTTCATGGGCATCCTACATCAAGCTCTCCCGGAATCTGACTAAAATCACCAACCCCAACGCCCGTGTCCAACGACTTTTCAAGGGTGCTGCCAGTATTCAAGACGCCTGGAAAGCACTCCCTCTTACACGTCACCCCAACATTAAAGAGGAACTCACCAAGTACATCATGGACTGTCACCCCCTGCAGGGACTGGTCGACCCCAATGGCCAGAACACCGGCGGCGTCGATGGCTTGATAATCGCTGTTCATGGTGAATTTGATGAACAAGACCCCAGCACCAATGTTGCAGGAAAGCGCAGTTTCTCTCGAACATTCGTCCTTGGGCCTGGGAAACCGGGACAGATGATCCGGGTTGTCAGCGACATGCTCTCGCTACGAACGTACAGTCTGCTCCCGAATGTGTTTGTGGCACCTGCTCCTGCCCCTGTCCCAACACCCGCAGACCAACATCAGGCGATGATGGTCGAACTCTCCAAGCAAACGGGCATGACAGCTCAGTACTCTGAGATGTGCCTAGCCCAAGTCAACTGGGAATTCGACAAGGCTTTGTTGATGTTTAACGAGAAGAAG TCACAACTCCCAGCTGAGGCTTTCGCTACAGCAATTTTGCCATAG